The DNA segment CATGCGATCAGCAAGCCGCGGATAGTTCTCGATTCCTCCGGTGAAGCACCACGCATCAACCGTCGTCTTGCTCAGCCAAGCAGGTGCCGACCAGGGATATTTCGAGAGCGTCGTCGCGTTGGCTAATTGCTGCGTGTCGTAGTCCGCGAACAGGTCGCCGGCAGTGACTTGATATCCGGCACGGATCAGCGAAGCTGCCATCGCGCGGCAACTGGCGCCGACCACTCCAATCGTTCTTCGCTGGCCTCTCTCCATGGCAACGCCCTATTCCGCGCAAACTGGAAGAAAATCCCAGCCTCCTAATGCCGTATGACCTACGTTTTCAATTAGCAAGGACACTCGTCACTCTCTTCTGAAGAGAGGTTTGCCGCAGAAACCCGTTGGTGCTGTTGTTGAAAAAACGCAACATGACTGGGTCAAAGCGAACTCCCTAAATCTCGTTTCGGACCCTTTTGAATACTGGCGTCGCCCCCTGAGTCGGCCAGCTCGGGAACCTTTCGGTACACCGCGATCCCATCCAAGTTTCTCACACTTGTCAGGAGAGAGTTTATGCTTCGCCGATCTGCTTCGCCGGATGAGGAAATGTCTCAGGTACGTTTCGGCCGCAAGCCAGGCATCATCGTCGTTCTCGCCGCTGTGATGATGATTGTTATGATGGCCATGCTCGCCTTCAGTATCGACGTCGGCTACATGTATACCATGCAGTCGCAGCTTCAACGTAGTGTCGACGCCGCCACACTGGCCGGTGCCGGAAGTCTGATTGATGGCGAAGACGCTTCGACCGACGCCATTCACGAATATCTCGTTCGCAACCCGGTTGGCACGCAGTGGAAACAATACGACAACCAGCCCGTCAGCGAAAGTGTGCAACACTTCCTGACCAACTACTCGCAAGGCTTGGATGTCAGCTACGGCGACTGGGATGATACCACGAAGCAAATCGTGCCTTCCAACCGTCCTGCGTCGACGGTTAAAGTTAGCATGCGATATGACAACATGCCCTTTTTCTTTGGACATTTGCTGGGGCGCAAATCTTTCAGCATCCAGGCCGAAAGCGCGGCCGCTTATCAGCCACGTGACATCATGGTGGTGCTTGACCTGTCGGGTTCGATGAACGACGACAGCGAGTTCAACGCATTCAATACGTTAGGTGCCGCCCACGTAACGGCCAACCAGTATCAGATGTACGAGGAACTCGGTTCGCCTATCTATGGCAACCTCGAGTTTACGCCACAGTGGGCTGTCGCCAAAGGAGCAGCCCCCACGCGTGATTCGCACGCCCAGGTTTCTGTCGAATACCAGTACAACAAGATCGTCGTCAACTCGACCAAATCATACGACCGCGTGCGAGTCCGCCGGGGTGACAACAACATCGTGACCTATTACCCAAGCAGCGGCGAAGCAACCCTTTCCCCAGGGAGCCAGGTACGCGAAGTTTGGGTTTACAGCGGTAAGAACGCCGACGGTTCGGACCAGATTCATTACTTCAACTTCACCCAGCGTGCGACCTTCGAAGCTGCGTTGGGACTGGACACAGTCAACTATCCCTACGATGGAAACTGGAATTCGTATCTCGATTACTGCATGTCCGGTAATAATCAGAACAACTCCAAAGGCTTTCGTTATAAGTTCGGCTACCAGAATTTGATCGTCTTCTGGTTGGAGCAGCGTTCGCTGAATAGCCAGATGCCTGACATGTGGAAGGCAAGTGCTCAGCCGATCACCGCCTTGAAGTCGTCGGTCACCATGTTCGTCAACTTCATCCAACAGGCCGACTCGGACGACCAAATGGGGCTGGCGGTCTACAACGGTCCCGATGGCGAAGGGGTGCTCGAATCGATTCTGGCGGATGACTATGGCTTCATCATTGCTCAAGCCAATCAGCGTCAGGCAGGTCACTACCACAACTACACAAACATCGCCGGTGGTATGACCGTCGCTCGAGAAGAACTCGACGTCAGGGCTCGGGCCGGGGCTTACAAGATGATCGTGCTGATGACCGACGGTCAGGCCAACTGGAACAACGGTGGTGTGAATTCTTCGGCGGCACGCAATGCGGTGCTCGAAGAAGCGCACCTCGCTGCCGACCGTGGCTATGTGATCGTGACGATCAGCATGGGTGCCGGTGCGGATAAGAACCTGATGCAACAGGTCGCCGACATCACCAAGGGATCTCACTTTAACATTCCCGGTGGAAAGACCGGGGAAGAGTATGCGGAAGAACTGACCGAAGTCTTCCAGCAGATCGCCGGATACCGCCCCCTGCGACTGGTTCAATAAGTCGCACGTGGGATAACAATTCTTCCCGCCAGAGGCCGTCGTGCATCGCTGCCCGCGCGACGGCCTCTTCTCCTTTCTTGCCTATCAACAGCCCGGCTGACTCGACGTCTCCCCTCCTTCGCCAGGGGCTGGACCAACCAGATTCATCGGGCCGTTTATCTACTTGCAATTCGGGCGGAGTCTGCTATCGTTTTCGCTTGTAGCGTGCGTAAAGTCCTGTTTTGTCGGGATTTTCGGGGGCTTTCGAGTGCCCTTACGCCCCGTTACATTGAACGGATTGAAATCGCCTGTGCGACGCAGTATTGCAACCATCTGTCACACAGGTATCACCCCGAATCTTCCATAGTTCACAAGCGGAGAAACCCGGATGTCGATGTATATCGGAGAAGCCCTGGCTGGGGATGGCAACGAAATCGCTCATATCGATCTGATGATCGGTTCGAAGGATGGCCCGGTTGGCCATGCGTTTGCTTCCGCCCTGGTCAATCAAACTGCCGGTCACTCCAACCTGTTGGCTGTGTTGACCCCAAATCTGGCAGTGAAGCCAGCCACCGTGACCATCACCAAGGTTACGATCAAGAACTCGAAGCAAGCCGTCCAGATGTTCGGTCCAGCCCAGGCCGCCGTCGCCAAGGCTGTTGCTGACGCTGTCGAACAAGGCGTGATTCCAAAGGATCAGTGCGAAGACCTGGTCATCGTGTGTGGTGTCTTCATCCACTGGGAAGCCCAGGACGATAAGAAGATCTACGACTACAACTACGAAGCGACCCTGCAGTCGATCAAGAACGCCATGTCGGGCAAGCCAACCGCCGACGAAGTAATCGCAGGCAAAGAACAAGCTGCTCACCCGTTCCGCGGCTTCTAGTCGAACGTCTTCGATTGACGCTGAAAATCAAGTCCCGCGTGCTTGCCTGAATTGGGCACTCGCGGGATTTTTTATGCCTGCAGCTGCTCATTAGCGAACACGCTTGCGGGCTGAATTTCGATAGAAGAAAATTCGCGTCAGATATCTCCTTATTCTCGAAAGCACTTCGCCATGAAAAACATTCTTCTGCAACTCGATACCGATGTTCAACCCAGCACGTTCGATTCCGTGGTGGCGATCGATTCTGGAGCGGAGGTTATGTTTCGTCATGGTGGCGTCACGCCAGATCAAGCAGCCGGACTGGTGCATGGGCTGATCTTCACCCGTGCCCCTAGCAAGTTGAACCACTCGGCAATCTATGTCGGCGGATCCAACGTCGACGGAGCCGAGAAACTCTTGAAATCGGTTACCCAAAGCTTCTATGGCCCAATGCGGGTCTCGGTCATGTTGGATGCCAACGGTGC comes from the Bremerella sp. JC817 genome and includes:
- a CDS encoding pilus assembly protein TadG-related protein; its protein translation is MLRRSASPDEEMSQVRFGRKPGIIVVLAAVMMIVMMAMLAFSIDVGYMYTMQSQLQRSVDAATLAGAGSLIDGEDASTDAIHEYLVRNPVGTQWKQYDNQPVSESVQHFLTNYSQGLDVSYGDWDDTTKQIVPSNRPASTVKVSMRYDNMPFFFGHLLGRKSFSIQAESAAAYQPRDIMVVLDLSGSMNDDSEFNAFNTLGAAHVTANQYQMYEELGSPIYGNLEFTPQWAVAKGAAPTRDSHAQVSVEYQYNKIVVNSTKSYDRVRVRRGDNNIVTYYPSSGEATLSPGSQVREVWVYSGKNADGSDQIHYFNFTQRATFEAALGLDTVNYPYDGNWNSYLDYCMSGNNQNNSKGFRYKFGYQNLIVFWLEQRSLNSQMPDMWKASAQPITALKSSVTMFVNFIQQADSDDQMGLAVYNGPDGEGVLESILADDYGFIIAQANQRQAGHYHNYTNIAGGMTVAREELDVRARAGAYKMIVLMTDGQANWNNGGVNSSAARNAVLEEAHLAADRGYVIVTISMGAGADKNLMQQVADITKGSHFNIPGGKTGEEYAEELTEVFQQIAGYRPLRLVQ
- the fae gene encoding formaldehyde-activating enzyme; this encodes MSMYIGEALAGDGNEIAHIDLMIGSKDGPVGHAFASALVNQTAGHSNLLAVLTPNLAVKPATVTITKVTIKNSKQAVQMFGPAQAAVAKAVADAVEQGVIPKDQCEDLVIVCGVFIHWEAQDDKKIYDYNYEATLQSIKNAMSGKPTADEVIAGKEQAAHPFRGF